The genomic interval GTTCGCTGGTAGAACTGGAAGACCGCTTTCTCCTGATCATATGTCTCGATTGAGCAGGGTCGAAGTCGTCGGATTTCAGCGATGgcatctcctgcagccaggccCTGCTCCTTCACCAGGTAACAGGCCAGCATGGTGCCAGTGCGGCCAAAACCCAGGGCACAGTGTACTCCCACAGCCTGTGAAAGGGGAGTTTGATGGAGTGGAGCCTGATCTCCTCCCAACACTCTCCTGCCCCTCACTTAGGCTTGTCTACTTTGCTCAGCTGCTTCTTCAGGGTCAGGCCCAGGCCTTCTGCATATGTCTCAAGGTCAAGAAGTGACATTAAAAGCAGGGAGAGCTGTCCTGTACCTGGTAGCCTGGAGGCCACCCCCACCGGCCAGGTGGCTGGTTCAAGTGCTGGGCTCCTGGCCTGCCTTCCCACAACCATCTATCTACCTGCTCTgtccagtgtgtggatggcaCTGGCTATGTGCAGCTACCAAGGACCTGCAATGCTGCTAGTGCAAATGTGATGTAAAATGTAATGAGGTTGGAAAGATGTGgtataaaaaacaatgaaaataatctaagaatttattttatattgattatatgttgCAATGATAATATTTTTGATTTACTGGGTTAAATTATATTAACAAAATGAATTTCTCCTGCTCCTTTTTTACCCTTTAAAACGGCTAGCAACTTTAAGATTATATATGCTTCTATTATATTTGGACGGAGAACTGATGTGGATACTGTTCAAAAGCCTTCGACTTTGACTCCCACTTCTTCCAAGGCTGTCTATCCTTTCTCCTCCTCAATTCTCAACCTCAGCtggttcttcctttcctccccactCGCCCAGTTTACAAGGCTGGGCCCTCTTTATTCCTCCCACTTGCCGCCCGGCCCCCTCCCCTTGGCCTTACATCCAGGTTTCACTTGCAGTCCTCAGGCCCCTACggtcttccctgtctctctccgaGCCCTGTATTCCCCACTCTGACTCCCCAAGCTCCGCCAGAGTCCCCGTTGAATCCTCCCAGATCCCTTCCTCCCTGCGCTGACCCCGCCGGCTGACCTCTCCCCGGGCGTTCGCCTCGTCCACGATCTGCACGAAGTGGTCGATCTGTTCGGGGGCTGGCGGGCAGAAGTCCGGGATGCGCAGACGGTGCACGGTGAGGCCGGGGCAGCTGTCCCCGTACGGGGGCCCGCGCTCCGTCAGGGACACCAGGTGACGCACGCCCAGGTCCAGCAGAAACTGGTAGTGGGCGGGGAGCCGGGGCAGCGCCAGCCCCGCCAACCGGCCCGGGAGCACCCACGAGAAATTGGGGGGCTGCACACCCATGACTGATGGAGGGTCCAGGACAGTGGGTCACCGAAAGAGGTGGCACGTCCCGTGCCGCCTACTTGCCCCGCCTACTTCGCCCGCCCAAGCCAGATAACACCCCTCTACCCTGGCGCTTCCAGGAACTACGGACTCCGGGGAACACCGCCCCTACAACGTGCGGCTAGACCTCGGAGACTGGCCCAGCCGCACGGAAGGGGGCGGGGCTAGAACGCCGGGCTCGGAATGACCGAGAGGAGCACCAACCCAGCCTCGGCTCCATCTGGATCCTGGCTGATTGGCTGGCTAGTCAATAATGGGCGGGATTATGGTGGCGGTGCGCTCGGAAATAGGAGCAACGCAAACAACCAAGAAGGAAAACTTGAAACGaa from Saccopteryx leptura isolate mSacLep1 chromosome 2, mSacLep1_pri_phased_curated, whole genome shotgun sequence carries:
- the DUSP23 gene encoding dual specificity protein phosphatase 23 isoform X1 — translated: MGVQPPNFSWVLPGRLAGLALPRLPAHYQFLLDLGVRHLVSLTERGPPYGDSCPGLTVHRLRIPDFCPPAPEQIDHFVQIVDEANARGEAVGVHCALGFGRTGTMLACYLVKEQGLAAGDAIAEIRRLRPCSIETYDQEKAVFQFYQRTK
- the DUSP23 gene encoding dual specificity protein phosphatase 23 isoform X2, which gives rise to MGVQPPNFSWVLPGRLAGLALPRLPAHYQFLLDLGVRHLVSLTERGPPYGDSCPGLTVHRLRIPDFCPPAPEQIDHFVQIVDEANARGEVTQLLPGHVSQHTTSCCRNRPASCTLPVAVHAFLGAVPHHHPHNYL